In the Manis javanica isolate MJ-LG chromosome 14, MJ_LKY, whole genome shotgun sequence genome, one interval contains:
- the LOC108390694 gene encoding H-2 class I histocompatibility antigen, Q10 alpha chain-like isoform X2 — translation MAELAKVQLEDKPWPRGTHSLRYHYLALSAPGPDLPQFLAVGYVDDHPFIQYDSHADRAEPQVPWMAPLDAQYWETETQKQRVWAKVQQVETWMVMGYHNHSSGMHSTQRMFGCEVQEDGHSSAFWQFGFDGQDHLSLDLETLSWVSAKHVAIGTKRWWEAERCYAEYDKAYLESICLSSLHRYLELGGQSFTRREPPRVHVTGRTAQAGGTMLKCWALGFYPQDISLSWWLGEEELALETETTLSPVDDLHHHCYHHSLAGGWNCVPGQEVPSRWNRPSLLPKPRWSKGCSTTLLTSPPAQLSKVFWSLEVPCTGWLTGVI, via the exons GGACTCACTCCCTCCGCTACCACTACCTGGCCCTGTCAGCGCCAGGCCCGGACCTACCCCAGTTTCTGGCTGTAGGCTATGTGGACGACCATCCCTTCATCCAGTATGACAGTCATGCGGACAGGGCTGAGCCCCAGGTCCCATGGATGGCGCCCCTGGATGCCCAGTACTGGGAGACAGAGACCCAGAAGCAGAGGGTCTGGGCGAAGGTGCAGCAGGTGGAGACATGGATGGTGATGGGCTACCACAACCACAGCAGCG GCATGCACAGCACACAGCGCATGTTCGGCTGTGAGGTCCAGGAGGACGGCCACTCCAGTGCCTTCTGGCAGTTTGGCTTTGATGGGCAGGACCACCTGTCTCTGGACCTGGAGACACTGAGCTGGGTGTCAGCCAAGCATGTGGCCATAGGGACCAAGCGCTGGTGGGAGGCCGAGCGCTGCTATGCAGAATACGACAAGGCTTACCTGGAAAGCATCTGCCTCAGCTCCCTGCACAGGTACCTGGAGCTGGGAGGCCAGAGCTTCACTCGGAGAG AGCCACCCAGAGTGCACGTGACAGGCCGCACAGCCCAGGCTGGGGGCACCATGCTGaagtgctgggccctgggcttcTACCCACAGGACATCTCATTGAGCTGGTGGCTGGGTGAGGAGGAGCTAGCTCTCGAAACCGA AACTACCCTCTCACCAGTGGATGACCTCCATCACCATTGTTATCACCATTCTCTTGCTGGTGGCTGGAATTGTGTTCCTGGTCAGGAGGTGCCGTCAAG GTGGAACAGGCCCTCGCTGTTACCAAAGCCCAGATGGAGCAAGGGCTGCTCAACAACTCTGCTGACAAGTCCACCAGCTCAGCTCAGCAAGGTGTTCTGGAGCCTGGAGGTCCCCTGCACTGGCTGGCTGACAGGTGTGATCTGA
- the LOC108390694 gene encoding H-2 class I histocompatibility antigen, Q10 alpha chain-like isoform X1, producing the protein MAELAKVQLEDKPWPRGTHSLRYHYLALSAPGPDLPQFLAVGYVDDHPFIQYDSHADRAEPQVPWMAPLDAQYWETETQKQRVWAKVQQVETWMVMGYHNHSSGMHSTQRMFGCEVQEDGHSSAFWQFGFDGQDHLSLDLETLSWVSAKHVAIGTKRWWEAERCYAEYDKAYLESICLSSLHRYLELGGQSFTRREPPRVHVTGRTAQAGGTMLKCWALGFYPQDISLSWWLGEEELALETEYVETRPSGDGTYQTWAAVWVPAGKEALYACHVQHSSLDHVLTVALELPSHQWMTSITIVITILLLVAGIVFLVRRCRQGGTGPRCYQSPDGARAAQQLC; encoded by the exons GGACTCACTCCCTCCGCTACCACTACCTGGCCCTGTCAGCGCCAGGCCCGGACCTACCCCAGTTTCTGGCTGTAGGCTATGTGGACGACCATCCCTTCATCCAGTATGACAGTCATGCGGACAGGGCTGAGCCCCAGGTCCCATGGATGGCGCCCCTGGATGCCCAGTACTGGGAGACAGAGACCCAGAAGCAGAGGGTCTGGGCGAAGGTGCAGCAGGTGGAGACATGGATGGTGATGGGCTACCACAACCACAGCAGCG GCATGCACAGCACACAGCGCATGTTCGGCTGTGAGGTCCAGGAGGACGGCCACTCCAGTGCCTTCTGGCAGTTTGGCTTTGATGGGCAGGACCACCTGTCTCTGGACCTGGAGACACTGAGCTGGGTGTCAGCCAAGCATGTGGCCATAGGGACCAAGCGCTGGTGGGAGGCCGAGCGCTGCTATGCAGAATACGACAAGGCTTACCTGGAAAGCATCTGCCTCAGCTCCCTGCACAGGTACCTGGAGCTGGGAGGCCAGAGCTTCACTCGGAGAG AGCCACCCAGAGTGCACGTGACAGGCCGCACAGCCCAGGCTGGGGGCACCATGCTGaagtgctgggccctgggcttcTACCCACAGGACATCTCATTGAGCTGGTGGCTGGGTGAGGAGGAGCTAGCTCTCGAAACCGAGTACGTGGAGACACGGCCCAGCGGGGATGGCACCTACCAGACGTGGGCAGCCGTATGGGTGCCAGCTGGGAAGGAGGCCTTGTATGCCTGCCATGTGCAGCACTCCAGCCTGGACCATGTGCTCACTGTGGCCTTGG AACTACCCTCTCACCAGTGGATGACCTCCATCACCATTGTTATCACCATTCTCTTGCTGGTGGCTGGAATTGTGTTCCTGGTCAGGAGGTGCCGTCAAG GTGGAACAGGCCCTCGCTGTTACCAAAGCCCAGATGGAGCAAGGGCTGCTCAACAACTCTGCTGA
- the LOC108390694 gene encoding class I histocompatibility antigen, Gogo-C*0203 alpha chain-like isoform X3, which produces MAPLDAQYWETETQKQRVWAKVQQVETWMVMGYHNHSSGMHSTQRMFGCEVQEDGHSSAFWQFGFDGQDHLSLDLETLSWVSAKHVAIGTKRWWEAERCYAEYDKAYLESICLSSLHRYLELGGQSFTRREPPRVHVTGRTAQAGGTMLKCWALGFYPQDISLSWWLGEEELALETEYVETRPSGDGTYQTWAAVWVPAGKEALYACHVQHSSLDHVLTVALELPSHQWMTSITIVITILLLVAGIVFLVRRCRQGGTGPRCYQSPDGARAAQQLC; this is translated from the exons ATGGCGCCCCTGGATGCCCAGTACTGGGAGACAGAGACCCAGAAGCAGAGGGTCTGGGCGAAGGTGCAGCAGGTGGAGACATGGATGGTGATGGGCTACCACAACCACAGCAGCG GCATGCACAGCACACAGCGCATGTTCGGCTGTGAGGTCCAGGAGGACGGCCACTCCAGTGCCTTCTGGCAGTTTGGCTTTGATGGGCAGGACCACCTGTCTCTGGACCTGGAGACACTGAGCTGGGTGTCAGCCAAGCATGTGGCCATAGGGACCAAGCGCTGGTGGGAGGCCGAGCGCTGCTATGCAGAATACGACAAGGCTTACCTGGAAAGCATCTGCCTCAGCTCCCTGCACAGGTACCTGGAGCTGGGAGGCCAGAGCTTCACTCGGAGAG AGCCACCCAGAGTGCACGTGACAGGCCGCACAGCCCAGGCTGGGGGCACCATGCTGaagtgctgggccctgggcttcTACCCACAGGACATCTCATTGAGCTGGTGGCTGGGTGAGGAGGAGCTAGCTCTCGAAACCGAGTACGTGGAGACACGGCCCAGCGGGGATGGCACCTACCAGACGTGGGCAGCCGTATGGGTGCCAGCTGGGAAGGAGGCCTTGTATGCCTGCCATGTGCAGCACTCCAGCCTGGACCATGTGCTCACTGTGGCCTTGG AACTACCCTCTCACCAGTGGATGACCTCCATCACCATTGTTATCACCATTCTCTTGCTGGTGGCTGGAATTGTGTTCCTGGTCAGGAGGTGCCGTCAAG GTGGAACAGGCCCTCGCTGTTACCAAAGCCCAGATGGAGCAAGGGCTGCTCAACAACTCTGCTGA